One stretch of Miscanthus floridulus cultivar M001 chromosome 18, ASM1932011v1, whole genome shotgun sequence DNA includes these proteins:
- the LOC136523157 gene encoding uncharacterized protein: protein MAMEAETVLRPLFLGARGGGDGEVSGTPVFLATEKDRPVDPMIWGDEKRMKRELLVWAKAVASMAASSNTSSSSSSPSRYTRRRG, encoded by the coding sequence ATGGCTATGGAAGCGGAGACGGTGCTACGGCCGCTGTTCTTGggagcgcgcggcggcggcgacggggagGTGTCGGGCACCCCGGTGTTCCTTGCCACGGAGAAGGACCGGCCGGTGGACCCGATGATCTGGGGCGACGAGAAGCGGATGAAGCGGGAGCTCCTGGTGTGGGCCAAGGCCGTGGCGTCCATGGCGGCCAGCAGCAAcacctcatcgtcgtcgtcctcgccgtCGCGGTACACGAGGCGCAGGGGATGA
- the LOC136520135 gene encoding oxidation resistance protein 1-like isoform X1 produces MGYLPALGGKAAHLVSDLATVILNPVSERERHRHHPSHLPEATEGKDTLFGDDDSDQNSETPEGPDTSSFRAFLMSFVPSSTASKDPMETTTEHNLNVEYPTLTPVGKACSGRKGLLSRGKHSIGRIISKAGLGNLRQKQTHSIDGEIIGQTESVAPRFEMKGSKESTLHDKLPAMSEPSVLLTEMMRAVLYTSLPVLVQGRNWMLVYSTWRHGISLSTLYRRSRLCAGYSLLIVGDRRGAVFGGLVEAPLQPIIKRKYQGTNDCFVFTNVDGRPVICHPTGANNYFTFCSTDYLAMGGGGHFALYLDGDLLTGSSSISETFNNPCLSHTQEFKIKDVEQLWGFVNASKYEEMLTICRTEKQGIWNL; encoded by the exons ATGGGGTATCTGCCGGCGCTGGGCGGGAAGGCGGCGCACCTGGTGTCCGACCTCGCCACCGTCATCCTCAACCCCGTCTCCGAGCGCGAGCGCCATCGACACCACCCCTCCCACCTCCCG GAGGCCACTGAAGGAAAAGACACACTATTTGGTGATGATGATTCTGACCAAAATTCTGAGACTCCTGAAGGTCCTGACACATCTTCCTTCAGAGCATTTCTGATGTCCTTTGTGCCTTCCTCAACTGCCAGCAAGGATCCAATGGAGACCACAACTGAGCATAATCTAAATGTGGAATACCCAACTTTAACACCTGTTGGGAAGGCATGCAGTGGGAGGAAAGGCCTGCTTAGTAGAGGGAAGCATTCCATTGGTAGGATTATTAGCAAAGCAGGACTTGGTAATTTGAGACAGAAACAGACCCACAGCATTGATGGTGAAATCATAGGTCAAACAGAATCAGTTGCACCCAGATTTGAAATGAAGGGATCAAAAGAATCAACTTTGCATGATAAATTGCCAGCTATGTCTGAACCATCTGTTCTTCTGACAGAAATGATGCGAGCTGTTCTTTATACATCTCTTCCTGTTCTTGTTCAAGGAAGGAACTGGATGCTGGTATACAG CACCTGGAGGCACGGAATATCTTTGTCTACTCTGTATCGAAGAAGCAGGCTTTGTGCTGGCTACTCACTTCTG ATAGTCGGGGATCGAAGAGGAGCAGTTTTTGGTGGTTTGGTCGAGGCCCCACTGCAGCCTATCATAAAAAGGAAGTATCAG GGAACTAATGATTGCTTTGTGTTCACCAACGTAGATGGCCGTCCTGTTATATGCCATCCAACAG GTGCTAACAACTATTTTACATTTTGCTCTACCGATTATTTGGCAATGGGAGGTGGTGGTCACTTCGCACTTTATCTCGATGGAGACCT TTTGACTGGTTCTAGCTCCATCTCCGAGACTTTTAACAACCCATGCTTATCCCATACCCAGGAATTCAAAATCAAAGATGTCGAG CAGCTTTGGGGTTTCGTCAATGCTTCCAAGTATGAAGAGATGCTCACGATCTGCCGCACCGAAAAGCAAGGAATTTGGAATCTGTGA
- the LOC136520135 gene encoding oxidation resistance protein 1-like isoform X2: MGYLPALGGKAAHLVSDLATVILNPVSERERHRHHPSHLPEATEGKDTLFGDDDSDQNSETPEGPDTSSFRAFLMSFVPSSTASKDPMETTTEHNLNVEYPTLTPVGKACSGRKGLLSRGKHSIGRIISKAGLGNLRQKQTHSIDGEIIGQTESVAPRFEMKGSKESTLHDKLPAMSEPSVLLTEMMRAVLYTSLPVLVQGRNWMLVYSTWRHGISLSTLYRRSRLCAGYSLLIVGDRRGAVFGGLVEAPLQPIIKRKYQGTNDCFVFTNVDGRPVICHPTGANNYFTFCSTDYLAMGGGGHFALYLDGDLLTGSSSISETFNNPCLSHTQEFKIKDVELWGFVNASKYEEMLTICRTEKQGIWNL, encoded by the exons ATGGGGTATCTGCCGGCGCTGGGCGGGAAGGCGGCGCACCTGGTGTCCGACCTCGCCACCGTCATCCTCAACCCCGTCTCCGAGCGCGAGCGCCATCGACACCACCCCTCCCACCTCCCG GAGGCCACTGAAGGAAAAGACACACTATTTGGTGATGATGATTCTGACCAAAATTCTGAGACTCCTGAAGGTCCTGACACATCTTCCTTCAGAGCATTTCTGATGTCCTTTGTGCCTTCCTCAACTGCCAGCAAGGATCCAATGGAGACCACAACTGAGCATAATCTAAATGTGGAATACCCAACTTTAACACCTGTTGGGAAGGCATGCAGTGGGAGGAAAGGCCTGCTTAGTAGAGGGAAGCATTCCATTGGTAGGATTATTAGCAAAGCAGGACTTGGTAATTTGAGACAGAAACAGACCCACAGCATTGATGGTGAAATCATAGGTCAAACAGAATCAGTTGCACCCAGATTTGAAATGAAGGGATCAAAAGAATCAACTTTGCATGATAAATTGCCAGCTATGTCTGAACCATCTGTTCTTCTGACAGAAATGATGCGAGCTGTTCTTTATACATCTCTTCCTGTTCTTGTTCAAGGAAGGAACTGGATGCTGGTATACAG CACCTGGAGGCACGGAATATCTTTGTCTACTCTGTATCGAAGAAGCAGGCTTTGTGCTGGCTACTCACTTCTG ATAGTCGGGGATCGAAGAGGAGCAGTTTTTGGTGGTTTGGTCGAGGCCCCACTGCAGCCTATCATAAAAAGGAAGTATCAG GGAACTAATGATTGCTTTGTGTTCACCAACGTAGATGGCCGTCCTGTTATATGCCATCCAACAG GTGCTAACAACTATTTTACATTTTGCTCTACCGATTATTTGGCAATGGGAGGTGGTGGTCACTTCGCACTTTATCTCGATGGAGACCT TTTGACTGGTTCTAGCTCCATCTCCGAGACTTTTAACAACCCATGCTTATCCCATACCCAGGAATTCAAAATCAAAGATGTCGAG CTTTGGGGTTTCGTCAATGCTTCCAAGTATGAAGAGATGCTCACGATCTGCCGCACCGAAAAGCAAGGAATTTGGAATCTGTGA